One segment of Asterias rubens chromosome 2, eAstRub1.3, whole genome shotgun sequence DNA contains the following:
- the LOC117303621 gene encoding leukotriene B4 receptor 1-like produces the protein MNSSDEQQRTLCDQDQAVLLLTKDNVTSYMYSQEDTVVICIIMPVILTIGLLGNGAFLIVIARVPWMRKVTSNLYLACLAVVDITLIAVAIGVRLTRFLASPILTDDTVLGVPGCVTLYFISDLCFFLSQFLITLISFERYNAVCRPFTFRSKSGGGRRTRVPARRVAGCFLAGAAAASLIIPDRMIWKETCISWYPPGSGDDFDDLPTSIGQCSSVVTWYFNFSNCIQTVPFFLTMIMNLTLYVLTARKLYIEAKRRGPFSANTEEQNRIRDQITRMLIFNGTAFFIFLAPFESIALALTIRDLSGAPPALTANQFSLALNICRCLVYVNSAVNPFIYTLTSPAYRRAFLEAAGIVKKQEFASHSHQDRDGLNLSDQARSLDQDLNVH, from the coding sequence ATGAACTCCTCAGACGAGCAGCAGCGCACATTGTGCGATCAGGACCAGGCTGTTTTACTCCTCACTAAGGACAATGTCACCTCTTATATGTACAGCCAGGAGGATACAGTGGTGATTTGTATCATCATGCCAGTTATTCTGACCATAGGATTGCTTGGAAATGGTGCTTTTCTGATAGTCATCGCACGTGTACCTTGGATGCGGAAAGTTACTAGTAATCTCTACCTAGCTTGCTTGGCGGTTGTTGATATAACACTCATCGCTGTGGCAATTGGGGTTCGCCTAACCCGATTCCTTGCCTCTCCCATCTTGACCGATGACACCGTCCTCGGAGTACCTGGGTGTGTTACTCTGTACTTCATCTCCGACTTGTGCTTCTTCTTGTCTCAATTCCTGATCACGCTTATTTCATTTGAGAGATACAACGCCGTGTGTCGGCCGTTTACTTTCAGGAGTAAATCGGGGGGTGGGAGGAGGACGCGGGTGCCTGCAAGGCGGGTCGCGGGGTGTTTCCTCGCCGGGGCTGCAGCCGCGAGTCTCATCATCCCGGATAGAATGATCTGGAAGGAAACGTGTATCTCATGGTATCCACCAGGATCAGGAGACGACTTTGACGACCTACCTACCTCCATAGGCCAGTGCTCTTCCGTGGTAACATGGTACTTCAATTTCTCCAACTGTATCCAGACTGTTCCGTTCTTTTTGACGATGATCATGAACTTGACGCTGTACGTCCTAACTGCACGGAAGCTCTACATTGAGGCCAAACGAAGGGGGCCTTTTAGTGCCAATACAGAGGAGCAAAATCGAATACGGGATCAGATCACCAGAATGCTGATCTTCAATGGTACGGCTTTCTTCATCTTTCTAGCGCCGTTCGAGTCCATCGCTCTAGCCCTGACCATCAGGGATTTGAGCGGGGCACCACCGGCTCTGACCGCCAATCAGTTCTCCCTGGCTCTTAACATATGCCGTTGTTTAGTCTATGTTAACTCGGCTGTCAATCCATTTATTTATACACTGACAAGTCCAGCTTATAGAAGAGCTTTCTTAGAGGCAGCGGGAATTGTAAAGAAGCAGGAGTTTGCATCTCATTCCCATCAAGATCGCGATGGTTTGAATCTTTCAGATCAAGCCAGATCGTTAGACCAAGACCTTAACGTACACTAG